CTCCATCTCCAACTACATGATGACTGTGTGCGGAGGGGGGAGAGAGCGTGCGGCCGGCAAGAAAGGAGAATAATTCAGCAACTGGGTCCGGCTTGGGGAGGGCTTGGTGTGGCGCATCTTATGACAGTCGGGGTAGCGGCGGAGTGGCATGCAGAGCTGGGGCAGCATTCGCTGACTTCCCCCTGGACCTGCCCCTGACCTGGCCGGCATGGTGATGCCCCAGCCGGGGTTCTGCTGCGTCTTCTTTGCATGGCTTCGACGACGTCCATTGACTTACCCTTGGCGTGGTAGGAGTTGCTCAGGAACGCTGCTAGCCACCCTGGCCGTCATCGTCGTGGTCGTGTCTGTTGTCGGTGCGGGGGGCTCCCCACTAGTGGACCTGAGCGTCGTCCACCAGCCTGGCCATCCTCCACCAACCGGACGCTGGGCTCGATCTGAGGGAAGGGGCGGTCGTCGTCTTCGTCCGAGGGAGGATCCCAATCTGCCCCGAGTGCAACGAGCGTGGCGAGAGCGGGTCCAGTCCTCCACTTTGTCCATGTGTATCAGCAGGTCATAGCGGCGAACTTTTGGTGGGGCGGCACACGGTGATCCGGCGGAGAAAAGTCGATGATCTCGTTGAGGCGACTAGCTCCACACTTGAGCACCCACAGTGCCCGCTTGGTCGGGATGTGGGCGACATCCCACACCCAGAGCTAGCAGGCAAAAGTCTTGGTGTGGCCCTCTCGAGTGTCTCGCTGTCCAGGCGGTCGACGTGGCCGAAGTCGCCGAGCGCCTCGTCCGCGCCCTCCATGGACCATAACTGCATCAACAGGTCCCCCACCATGACGCGGACATGGAGAGGGAACTTCATGATTGCTGCATGGTCGTCTTCGTGCCAGGCGCGGATGAAGAACTTGGCGCCATCCACCTTGAAGATGTTGCACCTCACCGCGTTGTCGCGGTGCGCCGGCAGGTCGAAGTGGACGAGGAAAGCCTCAGGGTGGTGGGTGGTGACGCGCAGCTAGTACGGAGGCGTGCTGAGCTGCTCTTCAGTGGCCTTGCTCACCGCCATGGGATTGGTGGTGTGGACCCTGTGGACAGCCCTGAGGGTGATCTCGTGCTGGCGCAGGATGAACTCCTCATGCTCCAGCGCCGGTGAGGCCACCACCACCTTGTTGCTGCCCCGTGGCTGCCGCGATGGGTCACAATGAAAGAAGCGGTCCATGGCACACGAAGTGCACAGCAGGGGCAGCATCGACGGCGTCGGGAAGTGCAGTCGCTCGCGCACTGGAGCCCTAGGCGGCACTGGTTGCAGCCTTGGACGAGAAGTCTCTCCTGGACCCTTGTCCCTTGGGTTCTGCGGACACTCCCGGCCAAAGTAGCCGAGCTGCTCGCAGATGATGCAGTGTAGTTGACCTCTGTAGTCTTTGTGCCTATGCAGCTTGCTGAGGCACCTGATGCATTTGCCCCATAACCTTCTTAAGAAGGTGTCGCGGCCGGCCGTGGCATTAAACGCGCGATGGGTGCGAGCGCTGCCCCTGCGACCAGAGCTGATCGAGCGATGAGCTGTCTCGTGCACGCCCTCCCTTCCGGGAAGTGACTTCTGTCCATCCCTCATCGCTGCCCGAAGAGCAATTGTTGACCGCCGGAGCCGGAGCAACCACGATGGATTTAAGGCGTCCATGCCCAAAGAGGGGCGCACGCCCAGATCCGCCGTATTCCGCTGCTGCCCTATGAGGGGTGAGTGGCTCCGCTGCAGGATTTGCGGCATCAAGGCCGGATCTGACCCCGCAAGCGTAGTGGTCGACAATGaaggcgaggcaggggcgggcgacGGACCGTTGGACATCGAGGGACCGCAGGGTCGAGGGAGACACCGCATGGGCCCACACGCTGTCGGTCAACCGAGGAGCGGCTCGAGGGGCGCGGTGGGTCGGTGGCCATAACTGTCGGATCTGTGGCCGCTGCGGTCGGAGCGGCCAGCAcggcgggggagggggagcgggGCTAACCTAGGAAGCGTGTCGCCGATGTACCAGAATTGTGAGAATCAGAATATGCATAACATAAATAGTTGCACAGGAATACGTCTTGATCGAAGGAGCATCTTTCCCATGTGATAGTTCACTCCGCAAGTGCCAAATGCTCCAGTGTAACATGATGATCATATCCTGCACCTCACTAGCTTGTTGGTCCAGCAAATTCAATAGCCAATCATCTCATGCATGTGCATGTAACTTACATACCCACTCCGAGGGAGTAAGTGTCTATGTCATCAAGCTCCGGGTGAAGGAAAAAGAAGTCATTAAGGTGTGCTTTGTGTAATTCAGGAGGTGTGCATTTGGCGTTGGATTGCTCGGAGGACGAGTGGGATAAACTCATGAAGACCAACCTTAGGGGAGTATGGCTCGTGGCCAAGCATGTGTGCAGACGCATGCGTGACGCCAAGCTGAAGGGCTCAGTAATAAACATTTCGTCCACTTCCGGTCTTGATGGTGGGATGACACATGGCTCCGTGGCTTACTCGGCGTCCAAGTCTGCCGTGCACTCCGTCACAAAGGTACAGTATATTGTAGCTTGAGTAGTGAAATACGTAATGCGTAAGTATTTTATTTCACGAAGAACGTAATGTGTAGGTTTCATCTCATAATATACATGATGTGATACGATTGTTTGCAGGTAATGGCATTGGAATTAGGAGCACATGGCATTCGGGTGAACACGATTGCGCCCGGAATCTTCAAGTCGGAGATAACTGCTCCCTTACTGCAAAAGAGATGGGTGAACGATGTCTTTTCAAAGATCCTGCCACTCAAGACAATCGGCACTCCTGACCCAGCGTTGACGTCGCTGGTTCGTTTCCTGATCCATGAAACATCATCATATATAAGTGGTAACATCTTTGTTGTAGATTCAGGCCTCATCCTACCTGGTGTCCCTATATTCTCATCTCTGTAATTTGATTGCTAGCTCGACCTTTTCTCTACAGTCGATTTGTGGTATTCCATCAATTATTGTCCTTTCTTTGCTACCATTCGCTAGTCCGACATATGTATCAATGTTCATGTATCTGAGCTCATCGTTGCTTAAAATAAAGTTGCTGTTTTCAGTTGTGTGTATGCCATTGCCGTCACTCATCGTTGCCATGCATCTTTCAGCGCAGAGTTAGGTGTCAAATGTTCCATTTTTTCCAGATTCATTTTGTGATAGCTTACCCTGCACGATCGTGTGGTTGGTGACTGTAACTTTCACTTCCCAGGATGCCGCGACCAGATTGAAATTCATGCCATGTTTCAATCACGATGGGGCGTGGCTGGGTGTATTCTACTCTTTCGGCATTTTGACTCGGTGGCAAAATCTGCCAGTAACAAAGAAAAATACAGGGCATAAAATGGGACAATGGGCAAAGCCAGGCAGCGCAACCCATGCTCGACCGAAATACTTAGAGGTAAAGGCATCTCCAAAGCGGATCCTCAGACCTCCCGCAAGCGTCTACACGGTgttgaaattatgaacaatttaTCATATGATTTTcttaacagaaatagtagataaaacatgactattaTATGATTCACGGTGTTGTGTCCATGCTTGTGTGTGTTGGCGGAAGCCAACATGGCTGTCCATGGCCATGCATGCTTGTACGCGTTTGAGCTTATAGTGAAGCACTTCGCGGAAGCTAGCTAGCTAACGGCGGAGTATGTATTTTGGAAGGGCAGAAGCTAGCTAATGCCTAGTTGATTTGGTGAAAGGCTTAATGCTAGCATTTGCTACATAGCCAACCTCTGTGACTTAAGCTAACCTGTGATTTAGTTAACATTCTAACATTGGTCAACTATTTGGCGGAAAGCGTGCTAGGCGACCGCTGCTATTTGGCGGCGGAAGGTTGGTGTTGTTAAAGTTAACACACATTCGAGGTATAAGATTGGATGGATGTCTTCCATACCCGTCGCATAAATACAACGGCTCAGCGTTGGAGATGTCCTAAACCCCATCACCATGGCTCATTCAACTACGAAATATGACATAGCCATTAAAAATCCGAGTTGACGAAGTTGTTTGCTATAAGGGGAACTCCAATGCCATGCATCAAAACGTCCCTAAACGTTCGGACAACATCGTTTGCATACTTTTTGTCTTCCAACGCCGTGCATTACACATTCTTGGATTGGTCCGAGCGTTCGAGTTCCCACAAACCAGAAGCAAACCGAGGGGAGGTTTGCTGGCGTCCGGACGCGTGCCATGTTGGTGTTCGGCTGCACGGTCTCTCTCTGATGCATCAACAGAGGTGCATGCTGACAAAATATACAAGCTAAAGAATGTAAACATATGCTCAGGGTAGATAAACACTATGCACGACACATACACTTTGTAATAGGAGCTACTCCACACCATCAGTACAATATGGTTTAGGCGATCATAATATTGACCAAACCAGAATTAGAAACTATAGCCCTGCTCTGGAACCCATCCAACAAGAGAGCATCATCATGCCTCACCATCCAAGAATGGAATACACATTGCACAGCACCAACACAACACTATGCATGCCTTGGTAAAAAAAAGTCTAAATCAAatgtcatctactccctccgttcctaaatgtaagtcttcttagatatttcaatacaaactacatacggatgtatagacatattttaaaatgcagattcactcactttgcttcgtatgtagtcccttattggaatctctaaaaagacttatactcGGGGTAGGAAGGATCGCTGGCGTGGGCTGCGGCAAGAGGGAGAAGGTTGCGCATGGCTCGTGGATACGGCGCCATTGTTGCTGCACTCTGGAGGTGTTTTGGCCAATCGCCAATGGTCTACATTCGTAAGCCGGTGGCATGCAGTTAGTACGATGATGAAACGCACGAAAGAGACCGTGGCACGTACGCTACAGTCGACCTTGTCGTCGTGGTCGTCAGTCTCACTCCTAGGCGGTTCCACGAAGCCTTGTTG
This region of Triticum aestivum cultivar Chinese Spring chromosome 2D, IWGSC CS RefSeq v2.1, whole genome shotgun sequence genomic DNA includes:
- the LOC123055018 gene encoding 3-oxoacyl-[acyl-carrier-protein] reductase FabG, with amino-acid sequence MASSRPETAGGAPWSKLQGQVVLVTGASSGLGREFCLDLARAGCRVVGAARRADRLRSLCDEINAAAQVPLAVAVGLDVAAGESSVEAAVRTAWDAFGRVDVLINNAGVRGGVHLALDCSEDEWDKLMKTNLRGVWLVAKHVCRRMRDAKLKGSVINISSTSGLDGGMTHGSVAYSASKSAVHSVTKVMALELGAHGIRVNTIAPGIFKSEITAPLLQKRWVNDVFSKILPLKTIGTPDPALTSLVRFLIHETSSYISGNIFVVDSGLILPGVPIFSSL